The Clostridioides sp. ES-S-0010-02 genome window below encodes:
- a CDS encoding ATP-binding cassette domain-containing protein: MNTIIKVQDLVKVFDNQEVIKHCNINVEKGSIYGFLGANGAGKTTVLKLIAGLLKPTTGNIMISDMNISENRNNILRKIGCIIETPIFYEHLSAEENLKIHNAYMNFYDADINAVLQKVGLENTGKIQVCKFSLGMKQRLGIARAMIHNPDILLLDEPINGLDPMGIKQMRDLFRTLAKEYDMTLIISSHILSEIEYIADTIGIISNGSILKEIPMSTVKQEFPNGLEEYFFEIMNGGNNCV, translated from the coding sequence ATGAATACAATCATTAAAGTTCAAGATTTGGTAAAAGTATTTGATAATCAAGAGGTCATAAAACATTGCAATATAAATGTAGAGAAAGGAAGTATTTATGGATTTTTAGGTGCAAATGGAGCTGGAAAAACTACAGTACTAAAATTGATAGCAGGTTTATTAAAACCAACCACTGGGAATATAATGATTTCTGATATGAATATATCAGAAAATCGTAATAATATTTTAAGAAAAATTGGATGTATTATAGAAACACCAATTTTTTATGAACATTTATCAGCTGAGGAAAATTTAAAGATACATAATGCTTACATGAATTTTTATGATGCAGATATAAATGCTGTTTTGCAAAAAGTAGGACTCGAAAATACTGGAAAGATACAGGTATGTAAGTTTTCTTTGGGTATGAAGCAAAGGTTGGGGATTGCTCGTGCAATGATACATAATCCAGATATTCTTTTACTTGATGAACCTATCAATGGTCTTGACCCTATGGGAATAAAACAAATGCGTGATTTATTCAGAACACTTGCAAAAGAATATGATATGACACTTATTATTTCAAGTCATATATTAAGTGAAATAGAGTATATAGCTGATACAATAGGCATTATTTCGAATGGAAGTATTTTAAAAGAAATTCCTATGTCTACAGTAAAACAAGAATTTCCTAATGGCTTGGAAGAGTATTTTTTTGAAATAATGAATGGAGGAAACAACTGTGTATAA
- a CDS encoding ABC transporter permease, whose protein sequence is MYKLIKLELKKNNIRPYLHAMGIITLCVLGFLYTFAMIAYTGGDTDSAEFSNYHNIWVITNVLQMSAYAILSAVLFSTFVIKEYSGKNAILIFTYPINRKTLLNSKIVLIATLCLSFMLLGTIISLLIFMVTEAFFPMISDNFTLGLFFKIIIETILCAVFSLFIGVISASIGFRKYSIQTTIIVSVILASCTANIITTMLHTYIPFIIVWIVAAVLAGLSYLWLISKVEDIEV, encoded by the coding sequence GTGTATAAACTTATAAAATTAGAACTAAAAAAAAATAATATTCGCCCTTATCTTCATGCCATGGGTATCATTACCTTATGTGTATTAGGATTTTTGTATACATTTGCTATGATTGCTTATACAGGGGGGGATACAGATTCTGCTGAGTTTTCTAATTACCATAATATTTGGGTAATCACTAACGTTCTACAAATGTCAGCTTATGCCATTTTATCAGCTGTATTGTTTTCCACATTTGTTATAAAAGAATATTCTGGAAAAAATGCAATTTTGATTTTTACTTATCCAATAAATAGAAAGACTTTATTGAACTCAAAGATTGTATTGATAGCTACATTATGTTTGAGTTTTATGTTGCTTGGGACGATTATTTCCCTCCTTATATTTATGGTTACAGAAGCTTTTTTTCCTATGATTTCTGATAATTTTACTCTTGGATTGTTTTTTAAGATTATTATTGAAACAATTTTGTGTGCTGTATTCTCTTTATTTATAGGTGTAATTTCTGCTAGCATTGGATTTCGAAAATATTCCATTCAAACAACGATTATAGTCTCTGTTATTCTTGCTTCCTGCACTGCTAACATTATAACAACTATGCTTCACACATATATTCCTTTTATTATTGTATGGATAGTAGCAGCAGTATTAGCTGGACTTTCGTATTTATGGCTTATCTCAAAAGTTGAAGACATAGAAGTATAA
- a CDS encoding DUF3794 domain-containing protein: MHEKDKVIYNLEECESLENTLYFSQFNTYKNFKLVSKKSGVNLLDTSVCGMNIHDIKLIDTIECMSLEDEQMTGKKLILVGDINTNIRLENINNAKRNRNFTKKNILELKIPFSTFIQMPRGIKNNDKINLKYIIQDITSSILDDNNLFISITTIISYDNNFKIR; the protein is encoded by the coding sequence ATGCATGAAAAAGATAAGGTTATATATAATCTGGAAGAATGTGAGAGTCTAGAAAATACACTCTACTTTTCTCAATTTAATACATATAAAAATTTTAAGCTAGTTTCTAAAAAATCTGGAGTAAATTTATTAGATACATCTGTTTGTGGAATGAATATCCACGATATAAAATTGATTGATACAATAGAATGTATGTCGTTAGAGGATGAGCAGATGACTGGTAAAAAGTTAATTTTAGTTGGTGATATAAATACTAACATAAGGTTAGAAAATATAAATAATGCTAAAAGAAATAGGAATTTTACAAAGAAAAATATACTTGAATTAAAAATACCTTTTAGTACATTTATACAAATGCCTAGAGGAATAAAAAATAACGATAAAATTAATTTAAAGTATATTATACAAGATATAACATCATCCATTTTAGATGACAATAATTTATTTATAAGTATAACTACAATTATAAGTTATGACAATAATTTTAAAATAAGATAA
- a CDS encoding DUF11 domain-containing protein produces MRGINEYGGDFSYKLLSRSPIITKTTFSNIVSNDMSGNILEVEKYVDKECASVFDILTYTIVVTNMSNRKTGNIFFKDYISKYIKFINNTVEVNGIRKGGLNPQQGFYIGKINGNCKKIISFKSIVLANSACRVIENHANIYYYYKYDMEKFPMKISIESNRVYTSIKKAVFKQLNISNTLKAPKNLKDILKVKTNSKILSIKLIKNPINKDKNLKLCNLIIVGSIEFEINYSCRNYSRFKSVNKLDNSYNIQEDKDYRSNIKMANENIENYKNQINITPSKVKKVTKTFGFSCFICSPVGIVYEDVKSINIKTEHISINELNNGELFINTSLLLYY; encoded by the coding sequence ATGAGAGGTATCAATGAATATGGGGGAGATTTTAGTTATAAGTTATTATCTAGAAGCCCTATAATAACAAAAACTACTTTTAGTAATATTGTTTCAAATGATATGAGTGGAAATATTTTAGAGGTAGAAAAATATGTTGATAAAGAATGTGCATCTGTATTTGATATTTTAACATATACTATTGTTGTTACAAATATGAGTAATCGCAAAACTGGGAATATATTTTTTAAAGATTATATTTCTAAGTACATAAAATTTATAAATAATACTGTAGAAGTTAATGGTATCAGAAAGGGTGGATTAAATCCACAACAAGGTTTTTACATAGGTAAAATAAATGGAAATTGTAAAAAAATAATATCTTTTAAAAGCATAGTATTAGCAAATTCAGCATGTAGGGTTATAGAAAACCACGCTAATATATATTATTATTATAAGTATGATATGGAAAAATTTCCAATGAAAATATCAATAGAAAGTAATCGTGTTTATACAAGTATTAAAAAAGCTGTATTTAAACAATTAAATATAAGCAATACTTTAAAAGCACCTAAAAATCTAAAAGATATATTAAAAGTGAAGACAAATAGCAAAATACTTAGTATAAAACTTATAAAAAATCCTATAAATAAAGACAAAAATCTAAAACTATGCAATTTAATAATTGTTGGAAGTATAGAGTTTGAAATTAACTATAGTTGTAGAAATTATAGTAGATTTAAATCAGTAAATAAATTAGATAATAGTTATAACATTCAAGAAGATAAGGACTATAGAAGTAATATAAAAATGGCTAATGAAAATATAGAAAATTACAAAAATCAAATTAATATTACTCCTAGCAAAGTTAAAAAAGTTACTAAAACCTTTGGTTTCTCTTGCTTTATTTGTTCACCTGTTGGAATAGTTTATGAAGATGTAAAAAGTATAAATATAAAAACTGAACATATATCAATAAATGAACTGAATAATGGTGAATTATTCATAAATACATCGCTTTTATTATACTATTAA
- a CDS encoding N-acetylmuramoyl-L-alanine amidase — MKICITVGHSILKGGKSTGVNAIVDEYSYNKKLAPMLAEMLISQGNTVDVIICPERHFVAEKEEFFYRVPKVNSGKYDLLVELHLNKSDGKSFGAEVLYYGNEGLEYAKRVSNKLGELFENRGAKKRENLYILRNTNPVAIQIESFFCDNVDDCNKANEAGYDYIARLITEGILNKDIGM, encoded by the coding sequence ATGAAAATATGCATAACAGTAGGTCATAGTATACTAAAAGGTGGAAAAAGTACAGGTGTAAATGCAATAGTTGATGAGTATAGTTATAATAAAAAATTAGCTCCTATGTTAGCAGAGATGCTCATAAGTCAAGGTAATACAGTAGATGTAATAATTTGTCCAGAAAGACATTTTGTAGCAGAAAAAGAAGAGTTTTTTTATAGAGTTCCAAAAGTAAATAGTGGCAAATATGATTTACTAGTAGAGCTACATTTAAATAAAAGTGATGGAAAAAGCTTTGGTGCAGAAGTACTTTATTATGGTAATGAAGGATTAGAATATGCTAAAAGAGTATCTAATAAACTTGGAGAATTATTTGAAAATAGAGGAGCTAAAAAAAGAGAAAATTTATATATCTTGAGAAACACGAATCCAGTTGCAATACAAATTGAAAGTTTTTTCTGTGATAATGTGGATGATTGCAATAAAGCCAATGAAGCAGGTTATGACTATATAGCACGATTAATTACAGAAGGTATTTTGAATAAAGATATAGGTATGTGA
- a CDS encoding DEAD/DEAH box helicase: MKYTFESFKLDKKILKSLKNLEYNVPSKVQIEVIPELLNSKNIAVKSKTGSGKTASFAIPICENIDIEYNNIQALIVVPTRELALQVKDEISSIGRLKKVRCSAIFGRQSIKEQVAELKQRVHVVVATPGRIIDHINRGTINLEKIKYLIIDEADKMFNKGFLEQMETILTNIPKERTLGLFSATIGEEIKYICEKYTPDYGIINVEGNESNTNEGLRQIDDKIIKSKERNKYVVLKELIYSENPRSVIIFCNTKEKVSKLYNKMSKEGFLVRELHADLSQEKRIFVIKDFKNIKFNVLVSSDVASRGIHIDDISLVINYDVPQDKENYIHRIGRTGRKGNSGKAITIVDEKDEKYIDNIETYVGYKINELTNIEQSSIIKGKVLFEEYSKEILKEVSKRKKIAKNSNKSKDIKSNLENEVVKLYLNAGKKKKIRVLDIVGAFSNIKGITNDDIGVIEVQDLCSYIDILNYKGDLILKRYKEIPIKKKMVKVKRDIQ, from the coding sequence ATGAAATATACATTCGAAAGTTTTAAATTGGATAAAAAGATACTTAAGTCATTAAAAAATTTAGAATATAATGTACCTTCTAAGGTACAAATAGAAGTTATTCCAGAATTGTTAAATAGTAAAAATATAGCAGTAAAATCAAAAACAGGAAGTGGGAAAACAGCAAGTTTTGCAATACCGATATGTGAAAATATTGATATAGAATACAATAATATTCAAGCACTTATAGTAGTACCAACGAGAGAATTAGCGCTACAGGTAAAAGATGAGATATCAAGTATAGGAAGGTTAAAGAAGGTAAGATGTAGTGCTATATTTGGTAGACAATCTATAAAAGAACAAGTAGCTGAGTTAAAGCAAAGGGTTCATGTCGTTGTAGCTACTCCGGGTAGAATAATTGACCATATAAATAGAGGCACTATTAATTTAGAAAAAATAAAGTATTTAATAATAGATGAAGCTGATAAAATGTTTAATAAAGGTTTTCTTGAACAGATGGAAACAATATTAACAAATATACCTAAAGAGAGAACCTTAGGTCTTTTTTCAGCTACAATAGGTGAAGAGATAAAATATATATGTGAAAAATATACGCCAGATTACGGCATTATAAATGTAGAAGGAAATGAAAGTAACACTAATGAAGGATTAAGACAAATAGATGATAAAATAATCAAGTCAAAGGAAAGAAATAAGTATGTAGTTTTAAAAGAATTAATATACAGCGAAAATCCAAGGAGTGTAATAATATTTTGTAATACTAAAGAAAAAGTATCTAAACTATATAATAAAATGAGTAAGGAAGGTTTTTTGGTAAGAGAGTTACATGCAGATTTATCACAAGAAAAAAGAATATTTGTGATTAAGGATTTTAAAAATATAAAGTTTAATGTATTAGTTAGTAGTGATGTAGCATCTAGAGGAATACATATTGATGATATTTCTTTAGTCATAAACTATGATGTGCCACAAGATAAGGAAAACTATATACATAGGATAGGTAGGACTGGTAGAAAAGGAAATAGTGGAAAAGCTATCACTATAGTAGATGAAAAAGATGAGAAATATATAGATAATATAGAAACATATGTAGGATATAAAATAAATGAGTTAACTAATATAGAACAAAGTAGTATTATTAAGGGTAAAGTTTTGTTTGAAGAATATTCAAAAGAAATTTTGAAAGAAGTATCGAAAAGAAAAAAAATTGCTAAAAATTCAAACAAAAGTAAAGATATAAAATCAAATCTAGAAAATGAAGTAGTTAAATTGTATTTAAATGCTGGTAAAAAGAAGAAGATAAGGGTCTTAGATATAGTTGGAGCATTTAGTAATATAAAAGGTATTACTAATGATGATATAGGTGTAATCGAAGTTCAAGATTTATGTTCATATATAGATATATTAAATTACAAGGGAGACTTGATATTGAAAAGATATAAAGAGATTCCTATAAAGAAAAAAATGGTTAAGGTAAAAAGAGATATACAATAA
- a CDS encoding alpha/beta hydrolase, giving the protein MAYFKYNNKQCYYNEIGDGTPLLFLHGNTASSKMFDDIIDFYKDEYKIILIDFVGHGKSQMVDKFSVDLWFDEAMQVICFLEKMNYKKVNIIGSSGGALVALNVALERPDLVNKVIADSFEGEAPLESFVQNVKLEREASKQDDDAKAFYIYNQGENWEQVVDNDTEAIFEHYKTIGKFFHKPLETMQPDVLLTGSKEDEFVSLVAHDFFENTFSSLLEKIKNGKMHLFNKGGHPAILSNGLIFSNVAKKFLKE; this is encoded by the coding sequence ATGGCATACTTTAAATATAATAACAAACAGTGTTACTATAATGAAATTGGAGATGGTACACCATTACTTTTTTTACATGGAAATACAGCCTCATCTAAGATGTTTGATGATATAATCGATTTTTATAAAGATGAATATAAAATAATATTAATTGATTTTGTTGGTCATGGCAAATCTCAAATGGTTGATAAGTTTTCTGTCGATTTATGGTTTGATGAGGCTATGCAAGTTATATGTTTTTTAGAAAAGATGAACTATAAAAAAGTAAATATAATTGGCAGTAGTGGAGGAGCTCTTGTTGCATTAAATGTTGCACTTGAAAGACCCGATTTAGTGAATAAGGTAATTGCAGACAGTTTTGAAGGAGAAGCTCCTCTAGAGTCATTTGTGCAAAATGTGAAATTAGAGCGTGAAGCATCAAAGCAAGATGATGATGCAAAAGCTTTTTATATTTACAATCAAGGCGAAAATTGGGAGCAAGTAGTAGATAATGATACAGAAGCTATTTTTGAACATTATAAAACTATAGGTAAATTTTTTCATAAGCCTCTAGAAACTATGCAACCAGATGTACTTTTAACAGGAAGTAAAGAAGATGAATTTGTATCTTTAGTAGCTCATGATTTCTTTGAAAATACTTTTTCATCACTTCTTGAAAAAATTAAAAATGGAAAAATGCATCTGTTTAATAAAGGTGGACATCCAGCTATTTTATCAAATGGATTAATTTTTTCAAATGTAGCAAAGAAATTTTTAAAAGAATAA
- a CDS encoding VOC family protein, translated as MRYVHTNIIARDWEKLSEFYKDVFECRKVPPQRNLKGEWLDRLTGIKDAHIEGVHLALPGYDDCLPTLEIFSYNLYGEVLQKNINNYGFSHIAFEIENVEETLNKIKSAGGGQVGEIVKTKYPNGQVATFVYATDIEGNIIELQSWD; from the coding sequence ATGAGATACGTACATACAAATATAATAGCAAGAGACTGGGAAAAGCTGTCTGAATTTTATAAAGATGTATTTGAATGCAGAAAAGTACCACCACAAAGAAACCTAAAAGGTGAATGGTTGGATAGATTGACAGGGATAAAAGATGCTCATATTGAAGGTGTGCACTTAGCTTTACCTGGATATGATGATTGTTTACCAACATTAGAAATATTTTCATATAATTTATATGGTGAAGTGCTTCAAAAAAATATAAATAATTATGGTTTTTCACACATCGCATTTGAAATTGAAAATGTTGAAGAAACCCTAAATAAAATAAAAAGTGCAGGTGGAGGTCAAGTTGGAGAAATTGTTAAAACAAAATATCCTAATGGACAAGTTGCTACATTTGTATATGCAACAGATATAGAGGGAAATATTATTGAATTACAGAGCTGGGATTAA
- a CDS encoding LysR family transcriptional regulator — MNFKHCIIFREVARVENFTKAANNLFITQSAVSHAIRELENEAETKLFERLHKSVKLTKTGELLLQEILPILENLENVESRIKNLECETPIHIASCITFAQIWLPQLIRRFQEISPNTKINVEVHSALKALKLLKQGKVDIAFIEGKIIQGALEIRKFSSYELCIVSSPSYCNTAELSLSQLLGMDLLLRERGSAVRETFESAVTLQGYKVHASWESVDSQSLIEATKNSLGVSILPKILVEQEIEKGNLIQIFIPDFKLFNDITVVINKNKYKSASLEKLCKLI; from the coding sequence ATGAATTTTAAACATTGCATTATTTTTAGAGAAGTTGCAAGAGTAGAAAATTTCACTAAAGCTGCAAATAATCTATTTATTACACAATCAGCAGTTTCCCATGCAATAAGAGAGCTTGAGAATGAGGCTGAAACCAAATTATTTGAGCGATTACATAAAAGTGTTAAATTAACAAAAACAGGAGAACTTCTTTTACAAGAAATTTTGCCAATACTTGAAAATTTAGAAAATGTTGAATCAAGGATTAAAAACTTAGAGTGTGAAACGCCCATACATATTGCGTCTTGTATTACGTTTGCTCAAATATGGCTGCCTCAATTAATAAGGAGATTTCAAGAAATATCTCCAAATACTAAGATTAATGTTGAAGTTCATAGTGCATTAAAAGCATTAAAATTATTGAAACAAGGAAAGGTTGATATAGCTTTTATTGAAGGGAAAATCATACAAGGCGCATTAGAAATCAGAAAATTTTCTTCTTATGAATTATGCATTGTATCTTCACCAAGCTATTGCAATACTGCCGAGTTAAGTTTATCTCAACTATTGGGTATGGATTTACTATTACGAGAAAGAGGAAGTGCTGTACGTGAAACTTTTGAATCAGCTGTAACCTTGCAAGGTTACAAAGTACATGCAAGCTGGGAAAGTGTAGATTCACAATCCCTAATAGAAGCTACTAAAAATAGTTTAGGTGTTTCAATTCTTCCTAAAATTCTAGTTGAGCAAGAAATAGAAAAAGGAAACCTTATACAGATATTTATTCCTGATTTTAAACTTTTTAATGATATTACTGTAGTAATAAATAAAAATAAGTATAAATCTGCCTCATTAGAAAAACTATGTAAATTAATTTAG
- a CDS encoding chromate transporter — MRKNIKLYLWLCYISLFISAFTFGGGYVVVPMIKKYYVMDKKIFSESELMEMATIAQSSPGAIAINLSILAGKRTAGFIGVIISCICSIIPPIVILGLVSRWYVAFSSNIYIIAILKGMQACVAALIVDLTIDMYKMILNEKSMLLNLLVPFSFIACTFLKINVILVLLLSCLICLFAIYIQLRKKGESI, encoded by the coding sequence ATGAGAAAAAATATTAAATTGTATTTATGGCTTTGCTATATAAGTTTATTTATAAGTGCCTTTACTTTTGGTGGTGGATACGTTGTTGTTCCTATGATAAAAAAGTACTATGTTATGGATAAAAAAATATTTAGTGAATCAGAGCTTATGGAAATGGCTACAATTGCTCAATCTTCACCTGGAGCAATTGCAATCAACTTAAGCATTTTAGCAGGTAAAAGAACAGCTGGATTTATAGGAGTAATTATCAGTTGTATTTGTTCAATTATACCTCCTATAGTAATTTTAGGACTTGTTTCAAGGTGGTATGTTGCGTTTTCTTCAAATATTTATATAATTGCAATCTTAAAAGGTATGCAGGCATGCGTTGCTGCATTGATTGTAGATTTGACTATAGATATGTATAAAATGATTCTTAATGAAAAATCAATGTTATTAAATCTATTAGTACCATTTTCATTTATTGCTTGTACTTTCCTTAAAATTAATGTAATACTCGTATTACTTTTAAGTTGTTTGATTTGTTTATTTGCTATATATATTCAACTTCGAAAAAAGGGGGAGAGTATATGA
- a CDS encoding chromate transporter, producing MIINLFFTFLKIGMFSIGGGYAIIPIIQEQVVFKQGWITQKVFTDIITISQMTPGPLAVNTSTFVGMQVAGIEGAISATVGCIISGIIISMFLYGFFKKYKSSKFVFEILNGLKASSLGLIISAGFTIILLTFFGSSNYYTTNIFKNIDIIAVILFCCSLYCLRKYKIGPILMMVLSGLFGLIVYL from the coding sequence ATGATTATAAATTTATTCTTTACGTTTTTGAAAATAGGAATGTTTAGTATAGGTGGTGGTTATGCTATTATTCCAATTATACAGGAACAGGTAGTTTTTAAGCAAGGATGGATAACACAAAAGGTTTTTACTGATATTATTACAATTTCTCAAATGACTCCAGGTCCATTAGCTGTTAATACTTCTACTTTTGTTGGTATGCAAGTGGCAGGAATTGAGGGTGCTATATCAGCAACAGTTGGTTGTATAATATCAGGAATAATTATTTCTATGTTTTTATATGGATTTTTTAAAAAATATAAGAGTTCGAAATTTGTTTTTGAAATTTTAAATGGACTGAAAGCATCCTCTTTAGGATTAATCATCTCAGCAGGATTTACAATTATATTGTTGACATTTTTTGGTTCTTCAAATTATTATACTACCAATATTTTCAAAAATATAGATATTATAGCTGTTATTTTATTTTGTTGTTCATTGTATTGTTTACGAAAATATAAGATTGGACCTATACTTATGATGGTGTTATCTGGATTGTTTGGATTAATTGTATATTTATAA